One Gloeothece verrucosa PCC 7822 DNA window includes the following coding sequences:
- the grrP gene encoding extracellular substrate binding-like orphan protein GrrP, translating into MIKTLTLALISLAFTLGVPLKSGAETVLERVARTGTLVVGTATDLVPLAYVNDKNELVGYSIDYLNFLKNQLQTQLGRDVTLQFVEVTPTDAIPKLISQEVDIICNAAFTWERDKFVDFSVSMGLGGTRLLVKGGSQLGSVDSLAGKRIAAIRNSIPAQVIKVLQPKAIIVNVESMQEGFDSVKQGKVDGFAASGIVLDGYRQTVSDKNAYQVVPQKPYNREGIACMVPENNSKFLDVVNFSVVRLMQGYLDGEPSSVAIVERWFGKDGIITIDPELIRNYFQDVVNSREQIIIEK; encoded by the coding sequence ATGATCAAAACATTAACACTTGCCCTGATAAGCCTTGCTTTTACTTTAGGAGTTCCCCTAAAATCTGGAGCCGAAACCGTTTTAGAAAGAGTGGCTCGCACAGGTACATTAGTAGTAGGTACAGCGACAGATCTTGTTCCTTTGGCTTATGTTAATGATAAAAACGAACTGGTGGGTTACTCGATAGATTATCTCAATTTTCTCAAAAATCAACTTCAAACTCAACTCGGAAGAGACGTTACCCTACAATTTGTGGAAGTTACTCCTACTGATGCAATTCCTAAGCTCATAAGTCAAGAAGTTGACATTATTTGTAATGCTGCCTTTACTTGGGAGCGAGATAAATTTGTTGATTTCTCTGTCAGTATGGGCCTTGGCGGTACTCGACTTTTAGTGAAGGGCGGCAGTCAATTAGGTTCTGTGGACTCTTTAGCCGGTAAACGGATCGCGGCTATTCGTAACTCCATTCCTGCACAAGTAATTAAAGTCTTACAACCCAAAGCGATAATTGTTAATGTCGAGTCAATGCAAGAGGGATTTGATAGCGTAAAACAGGGCAAAGTTGATGGTTTTGCCGCAAGTGGAATAGTTTTGGATGGTTATCGGCAAACGGTCAGCGACAAAAATGCTTATCAAGTTGTCCCTCAAAAACCCTACAATCGTGAGGGAATCGCTTGTATGGTGCCAGAAAATAACTCAAAGTTTTTAGATGTGGTCAATTTTAGCGTTGTTAGATTGATGCAAGGTTATCTAGATGGAGAACCGAGTTCAGTGGCTATTGTTGAGCGCTGGTTTGGCAAAGATGGAATTATTACCATCGATCCAGAATTAATTCGCAACTATTTTCAGGATGTAGTTAATTCTAGGGAACAAATTATTATTGAAAAGTAA
- a CDS encoding TRC40/GET3/ArsA family transport-energizing ATPase, which translates to MRVILMTGKGGVGKTSVAAATGLRCAELGYRTLVLSTDPAHSLADSFDLELGHDPRLVRPNLWGAELDALMELEGNWGAVKRYITQVLQARGLEGVQAEELAILPGMDEIFGLVRMKRHYDEGTYDVLIIDSAPTGTALRLLSIPEVGGWYMRRFYKPLQGMSIALRPLFEPIFKPITGFSLPDKEVMDAPYEFYEQIEALEKVLTDNTQTTVRLVTNPEKMVIKESLRAHAYLSLYNVSTDLIVANRIIPDTVTDPFFKKWKDNQQIYKQEIYDNFHPLPIKEVPLYSEEMCGLEALERLKDTLYKDEDPAQVYYKENTVRVVQEKNNYSLELYLPGVPKEQVQLNKTGDELNIRIGNHRRNLVLPQALAALKPSGAKMEEDYLKIRFSDALSA; encoded by the coding sequence ATGCGCGTAATTCTCATGACTGGCAAAGGAGGAGTCGGGAAAACCTCCGTAGCGGCTGCCACTGGACTGCGATGTGCTGAACTTGGTTACAGAACCTTAGTGTTGAGTACCGATCCCGCCCATTCCCTAGCAGATAGCTTTGATCTCGAATTAGGACACGATCCCCGTTTGGTGCGCCCTAACCTCTGGGGGGCAGAACTCGATGCGTTGATGGAATTAGAGGGGAATTGGGGGGCAGTAAAACGCTACATCACCCAAGTCTTACAGGCGCGTGGGTTAGAAGGGGTACAAGCCGAAGAATTAGCGATTTTACCCGGAATGGATGAAATTTTCGGTTTAGTGCGGATGAAACGGCATTATGATGAGGGAACCTACGATGTCTTGATTATAGACTCGGCTCCTACGGGTACGGCTTTGCGGCTGCTGAGTATTCCCGAGGTGGGCGGCTGGTATATGAGAAGATTTTACAAGCCGTTACAAGGGATGTCTATTGCCCTGCGTCCTCTGTTTGAACCGATTTTTAAACCTATTACGGGGTTTTCCTTACCGGATAAAGAGGTGATGGATGCTCCCTATGAATTTTATGAGCAGATTGAAGCTTTAGAAAAGGTTTTGACGGATAATACTCAGACAACGGTGCGGCTGGTGACTAATCCCGAAAAAATGGTGATTAAAGAGTCTTTACGGGCCCACGCTTACCTCAGTTTGTATAATGTTTCGACGGATTTAATTGTGGCTAATCGGATTATTCCCGATACGGTAACTGATCCGTTTTTCAAAAAATGGAAAGATAATCAACAGATTTATAAACAAGAAATTTACGACAATTTCCATCCTTTACCCATTAAAGAGGTTCCGCTTTATTCTGAGGAAATGTGCGGTTTAGAGGCTTTAGAAAGGTTAAAAGATACGCTTTATAAGGATGAAGATCCGGCTCAGGTTTATTATAAAGAAAATACTGTTCGAGTTGTTCAAGAAAAAAATAATTACAGCTTAGAATTGTATTTACCGGGAGTGCCTAAAGAACAAGTGCAGTTAAATAAAACCGGGGATGAGTTAAATATTCGCATCGGCAACCATCGGCGGAATTTAGTCTTACCTCAAGCTTTGGCGGCATTAAAACCCTCTGGGGCGAAAATGGAAGAAGATTATCTGAAAATTCGCTTTAGTGATGCCCTGAGCGCTTAA
- a CDS encoding peptidoglycan-binding protein: MVTLDAALKKEYIELYKNCKIKSECINRIDQYIDLISQKKDKYKVVEQATHVPWYFVAAIHLLESSLNFNTHLHNGDPLTARTVHVPKGRPVEGQPPFDWPTSAIDALNYAGLSSWNDWSIEGMCYSFEKYHGWGYRQYHPQVKSPYLWSFSNHYSKGKYAADGIYDPNLVSQQCGAMVLIKRMEERGLLHISAPPLQQVSWLELYRKEVGENASPRAVLAAWANDKLMEVVELPDRSTEDLISFCSKYPNAKTFHIAPSTKPAPAVTTPLVVQVTSLPPLDRILRWGDKGDDVKALQQALNRLNFNAGAADGDFGDQTQEAVKAFQLRSGLLVDGEVGSVTWEKLGGTGKVILPNLASFAASEAAKKLRWNGASSDAEKYLAPLRRIMQQLGHIGPEPVFYNWCAAFVTYCCRQVGIEIPDQPEGFWASMALVDSWQYWGKQKGYWHPKREVIPERGDIVTFDWSGVNGQFNHIGIVRGYTSGSSLIETAEGNVDNQCGHFSRSLSLISGIVRIR; encoded by the coding sequence ATGGTGACTTTAGATGCTGCCCTAAAGAAAGAATATATTGAGCTTTACAAAAATTGTAAAATAAAATCAGAGTGTATTAATAGAATTGATCAATATATTGATCTGATTAGCCAAAAAAAAGACAAATATAAAGTTGTTGAACAAGCTACTCATGTCCCTTGGTATTTTGTTGCTGCGATTCATTTATTAGAATCAAGCCTCAATTTTAATACTCATTTACACAATGGAGACCCTCTAACGGCTCGAACGGTTCATGTCCCTAAAGGCCGTCCTGTTGAGGGACAACCCCCTTTTGACTGGCCAACATCAGCGATTGATGCCTTAAATTATGCCGGGTTATCTAGCTGGAATGATTGGAGTATTGAGGGAATGTGTTATAGTTTTGAGAAATATCACGGCTGGGGTTATCGGCAATATCATCCTCAAGTAAAATCTCCTTATTTGTGGAGTTTTAGTAATCACTATAGTAAGGGAAAATATGCAGCAGATGGAATTTATGATCCTAACTTAGTCAGTCAACAATGTGGGGCAATGGTCTTAATCAAACGCATGGAAGAACGAGGATTACTCCACATATCTGCTCCCCCACTTCAGCAAGTAAGCTGGTTAGAATTATATCGCAAAGAAGTGGGTGAAAATGCGTCTCCGCGTGCTGTGTTAGCGGCATGGGCTAACGATAAATTAATGGAGGTGGTGGAATTACCCGATCGAAGTACAGAAGATTTGATCAGTTTTTGTAGCAAGTATCCTAATGCTAAAACTTTCCACATAGCACCCTCTACTAAACCTGCTCCTGCTGTTACAACCCCTCTAGTTGTTCAAGTAACTTCTTTACCCCCTCTAGATCGTATTTTACGATGGGGAGACAAGGGAGATGATGTTAAAGCCTTACAACAAGCACTAAACCGTTTAAATTTTAACGCAGGAGCGGCTGATGGAGATTTTGGCGATCAGACGCAAGAAGCCGTTAAAGCTTTTCAGTTGCGAAGTGGTTTATTAGTTGATGGAGAAGTCGGGTCAGTAACTTGGGAAAAACTTGGTGGAACTGGGAAAGTTATTCTCCCTAATCTAGCCAGTTTTGCCGCCAGTGAAGCCGCTAAAAAACTTCGTTGGAATGGGGCTTCAAGTGATGCGGAAAAATATCTAGCTCCCTTACGACGGATCATGCAACAATTAGGTCACATCGGCCCGGAACCTGTTTTCTATAATTGGTGTGCGGCTTTTGTAACCTATTGCTGTCGCCAAGTAGGAATAGAGATTCCTGACCAACCAGAGGGGTTTTGGGCATCAATGGCTTTAGTTGACTCTTGGCAGTATTGGGGAAAACAGAAAGGGTATTGGCATCCCAAGAGAGAAGTAATTCCTGAGCGTGGAGATATTGTTACCTTTGATTGGTCAGGGGTAAACGGACAATTCAATCACATTGGTATTGTCAGAGGTTATACTTCAGGATCTTCTCTGATTGAAACGGCTGAAGGCAATGTAGACAATCAATGTGGTCATTTCAGCCGGTCTCTATCCTTAATCTCTGGAATTGTCAGAATCCGTTAA